The Vicia villosa cultivar HV-30 ecotype Madison, WI linkage group LG1, Vvil1.0, whole genome shotgun sequence genome includes a region encoding these proteins:
- the LOC131594011 gene encoding uncharacterized protein LOC131594011, producing MWAIKVVLKAFELVSGLGINYNKSKLIGINVGRGFLEAASNSLACKVEESNFFFLGILVGFNPRKYETWSPLISKMKNQLVVWKNRFSINNGFRTPFWESVWLDGRVLKVEFPALFEASALKGVAVAAMGGWVDGKWVWGDIGIAEHLLSNGAILVEWEEIGNLLVDFGDLVEDKDGVEGDLNSGEGFSVASCYTEYASKHARFVLFVDFMRRRGWFGSRTSHSR from the exons ATGTGGGCTATTAAAGTGGTTCTTAAGGCTTTTGAGCTAGTGTCGGGGTTGGGCATTAACTATAATAAAAGCAAGTTGATTGGCATCAATGTGGGTAGAGGTTTCTTGGAGGCCGCTTCTAACTCTCTTGCTTGTAAGGTAGAAGAAAGTAACTTTTTCTTTCTTGGAATACTGGTGGGTTTTAATCCGAGAAAATACGAGACGTGGAGTCCGCTTATTTCCAAGATGAAAAATCAGTTGGTAGtgtggaaaaatag GTTTTCAATAAATAATGGGTTTCGAACACCTTTTTGGGAGTCGGTTTGGTTGGACGGGAGGGTTTTGAAGGTTGAGTTTCCAGCCCTTTTTGAGGCATCGGCGTTGAAAGGGGTGGCGGTAGCCGCGATGGGTGGATGGGTTGATGGTAAATGGGTGTGGGGGGATATTGGTATAGCGGAGCACTTGTTGTCTAACGGTGCTATTTTGGTCGAATGGGAGGAGATTGGGAATTTGTTGGTGGATTTCGGGGATTTGGTGGAGGACAAAGACGGAGTGGAGGGGGATCTCAATAGCGGTGAAGGTTTTTCGGTTGCATCGTGTTATACGGAGTATGCTAGTAAGCATGCTCGGTTTGTCCTCTTTGTAGATTTCATGAGGCGAAGGGGTTGGTTTGGAAGTCGAACGTCCCATTCAAGATAA